DNA sequence from the Candidatus Borkfalkia ceftriaxoniphila genome:
TGCAAGCGGCAAGACGCAGGCGAAGATGATCAATAAAAACAAGTAAGGAGAAAAGGGCGATGAAAGAATTCGAACTTAAATACGGGTGCAATCCCAATCAGAAACCTGCGAAAATCTTTATGGCGGACGGGAGCGATCTTCCCATCGAGATCCTGAACGGGCGGCCCGGCTACATCAATTTTCTGGACGCGTTCAACAGTTGGCAGTTGGTGAAAGAAATCGAAGAAAACGTCGGGCAATGCGCGGCGACTTCTTTCAAACACGTGAGCCCCACCAGCGCGGCGATCGGAAAAAAATTGTCCGAACCGCTGAAAAAGTCCTGCTTTGTAGACGATGTCGAAGGGCTGGACGATTCGCCTCTGGCGTGCGCTTACGCCCGTGCCCGCGGCACCGACCGCATGTCCTCCTTCGGCGACTGGGTGGCGCTCTCCGACGAGTGCGACGAAGTGACCGCGAAGATCATCGCCCGCGAAGTTTCCGACGGAGTCATCGCGCCTTCCTATTCCCCCAAAGCGCTGGAAATTTTAAAAGCCAAGCGCAAAGGCTCCTACAATATCGTGAAAATCGACAAAGATTACAGGCCCGATCCCGTCGAGCGCAAACAGGTATTCGGCGTGACGTTCGAACAGGGGCGAAACGAGTTTAAAATCGACAAATCGCTCCTTTCCGATATCGTGACGAAGAATAAAGACCTTCCCGAAGAAAAGGCGGTCGATCTGATCATCGCCCTCATCACCCTCAAATATACGCAGTCCAATTCCGTGTGTTTTGCGGCGGACGGGCAGGCGATCGGCGTGGGCGCGGGACAGCAGTCGCGCATTCATTGCACCCGCCTTGCGGGCAGCAAAGCCGATCTGTGGCATTTGCGCCAGCACGAAAAAGTGCTTTCCCTGCAATTCGCGGACGGCGTGGGGCGGCCCGATAAAAACAATATTATCGATATCTATCTCTCCGACGAAGCGGAAGACGTGCTCGGCGACGGCGTCTGGCAAAAGTTTTTCAAAGTGCGCCCCGAACCCTTCACCGCGGAAGAAAAGAAAGCCTATCTTTCCACGATCAGCGGCGTTTCTTTGGGCAGCGACGCGTTCTTTCCCTTCTCGGACAACATCGAGCGCGCGAGAAAGAGCGGCGTTTCCTACATCGCTCAGCCGGGCGGTTCGGTGCGCGACGATCTCGTCATCGACGCGTGCGACAAGTACGGCATGGTGATGGCGTTCACCAAAATGCGCCTGTTCCATCACTGATCTCTATAAGGAGTGTCTATGAACGTTTTGATCATCGGAAATGGCGGAAGAGAGCATGCGATCGCGCAGGCTCTCAAAAAAAGTCCGCGCGTCGAAAAATTATACTGCATGAAGGGCAATGCGGGCATCGCGGAGATCGCAACCTTGGTGGACGTCGATTATTGCGACGTGAAAGCCGTGGGCGATTGGGTGGATGCGCATCCCGAGATCGGCTATACCGTCATTGCGCCCGACGATCCGCTCGCTCTGGGGCTTGCGGACGAGTTGGAAAGCCGCGGACACAGAGTGTTCGGGCCGAACAAGCGCGCTGCCGAAATCGAATCGAGCAAGGCGTTTGCCAAGGCGCTCATGAAAAAATACGGCATTCCCACCGCGGCTTACGAAACTTTCGAAGATTACAACGCGGCGCTCGCCTACGTGCGCGCGGGCAAATTCCCCGTCGTTTTGAAAGCGGACGGGCTGGCGCTCGGAAAGGGCGTGCTCATCTGCGAAAACCTGCATGAAGCGGAGGAAGGCTTGAAACAGATCATGCTCGACAAGGCGTTCGGCGCCGCGGGCAATACGATCGTGATCGAAGAATTTTTGCGCGGCAAAGAATTCGAGCCGGGCGAAGAGGTCTCCGTGCTCACCTTTACCGACGGCAAGGCCATCGTTCCCATGGTCGCCAGTTGCGACCACAAGCGCGCCTACGACGGCGACAAGGGGCTGAACACGGGCGGCATGGGCACGTTCACGCCCTGTCCCTTTTACGACGCGGCGGCGGAAAAAGAAGTCATGGAAAACATCCTTCTCCCCACGATGCGCGCGATGAACGCGGAGGGGCGGCCGTTCAAAGGCGTTCTCTACTTCGGTCTGATGCGAACGGACGAAGGCTATAAAGTGGTCGAATACAACGCCCGTTTCGGCGATCCCGAAACGCAGGTGGTTCTGCCCATGTTAAAGACCGACCTTCTCGATATTTTCGAGGCGGTGACCGACGAGCGGCTGTCCGAACTGAAAATAGAATGGGAAGAGGGCGCTTGCGTGTGCGTGGTGCTCGCGAGCGGCGGCTATCCCGAAAAATACGAAAAGGGCAAACAAATCGAGATCGGCGCGCTAGACGAAGGAATTCTGCTCGCCCATGCGGGCACGAAACGCGAAAACGGCGTTTTAAAAACCAACGGCGGCCGCGTTCTGGGCGTGTGCGCCAAAGGAAACACTGTGGAAGAGGCGCGCGAAAAGGCATACCGCAACGTGGAAAAGATTTCCTTCGAGGGCATGCACTACCGCAGGGATATCGGCGTGAAATACAACAAAAAAGGGTAAACGAAGAAAGATGATATACAGAATTTTTGTGGAGAAAAAAGAAAATCTGCAAGCGAAAAAGACGCGCGCAGACCTGGACGCGCAGCTCGGCATCGCGGTGGAGGATTTCCGCGAGATCCTCCGTTACGACGTGGAGGGACTCTCGCAAGAGGAACTGAAAGAGGCGATCGTCAACGTATTTTCCGAGCCGCCCGTCGATAACGTATATCTTGAAAATATGGATTGCGGCGAGGATTACAAAGTGTTCGCCGTCAGTTATCTGAACGGGCAGTATGACCAGAGGGCGGACAGCGCCGCCCAGTGCGTGCAACTTTTAACGCGCAAGGCGCGCCCGTTGGTGCGCTGCGCGCGCGTGTACGCCGTCAAGGGCGTGACCGACGCGGAACTTGCGCGTATCAAAAAACATCTCATCAACCCCGTGGAGAGCGAAGAAGTTTCCCTCGACAAGCCCGAAACGCTGCGCCGCGCCAAAATGCAGACGCAGGACGTCAAGGAGATCGCGGGCTTTATCGACATGAGCGTGAACGAGATCGCGAACTATCACACAAAATGCGGTTTCGCCATGAGTGTGGAAGATCTTGTTTTCGTGCGCGATTATTTCAAAAAGGAAGGCCGCAATCCCACCGAAACGGAAGTCAAGGTCATCGATACGTACTGGTCGGACCATTGCCGCCACACGACTTTCGCGACGGAGATCGAGCGCGTGGATATTCATTCGGACAATCCGCATATCCGTAAAGCCTACGATTTGTACCGCGATCTGTTCGAAGAATTCAACGCGAAACGCGAAGATAAATACCCGTGCCTGATGGACATCGCCACCATCGCGGTGAAAAAACTGAAAAAAGAGGGACGGCTCGATAATCTGGATGTTTCCGACGAGATCAACGCCTGCTCGATCTGCATCG
Encoded proteins:
- a CDS encoding phosphoribosylaminoimidazolecarboxamide formyltransferase — encoded protein: MKEFELKYGCNPNQKPAKIFMADGSDLPIEILNGRPGYINFLDAFNSWQLVKEIEENVGQCAATSFKHVSPTSAAIGKKLSEPLKKSCFVDDVEGLDDSPLACAYARARGTDRMSSFGDWVALSDECDEVTAKIIAREVSDGVIAPSYSPKALEILKAKRKGSYNIVKIDKDYRPDPVERKQVFGVTFEQGRNEFKIDKSLLSDIVTKNKDLPEEKAVDLIIALITLKYTQSNSVCFAADGQAIGVGAGQQSRIHCTRLAGSKADLWHLRQHEKVLSLQFADGVGRPDKNNIIDIYLSDEAEDVLGDGVWQKFFKVRPEPFTAEEKKAYLSTISGVSLGSDAFFPFSDNIERARKSGVSYIAQPGGSVRDDLVIDACDKYGMVMAFTKMRLFHH
- the purD gene encoding phosphoribosylamine--glycine ligase, encoding MNVLIIGNGGREHAIAQALKKSPRVEKLYCMKGNAGIAEIATLVDVDYCDVKAVGDWVDAHPEIGYTVIAPDDPLALGLADELESRGHRVFGPNKRAAEIESSKAFAKALMKKYGIPTAAYETFEDYNAALAYVRAGKFPVVLKADGLALGKGVLICENLHEAEEGLKQIMLDKAFGAAGNTIVIEEFLRGKEFEPGEEVSVLTFTDGKAIVPMVASCDHKRAYDGDKGLNTGGMGTFTPCPFYDAAAEKEVMENILLPTMRAMNAEGRPFKGVLYFGLMRTDEGYKVVEYNARFGDPETQVVLPMLKTDLLDIFEAVTDERLSELKIEWEEGACVCVVLASGGYPEKYEKGKQIEIGALDEGILLAHAGTKRENGVLKTNGGRVLGVCAKGNTVEEAREKAYRNVEKISFEGMHYRRDIGVKYNKKG